The following coding sequences are from one Arvicanthis niloticus isolate mArvNil1 chromosome 14, mArvNil1.pat.X, whole genome shotgun sequence window:
- the Ttr gene encoding transthyretin, which translates to MASLRLFLLCLAGLVFVSEAGPGGAGKSNCPLMVKVLDAVRGSPAVNVAVKVFRKTAEDTWEPFASGTTAESGELHGLTTDEKFIEGVYRVELDTKAYWKSLGISPFHEYAEVVFTANDSGHRHYTIAALLSPYSYSTTAVVSNPQN; encoded by the exons ATGGCTTCCCTTCGCCTGTTCCTCCTTTGCCTTGCTGGACTGGTATTCGTGTCTGAAGCTGGCCCTGGG GGTGCTGGAAAATCCAACTGTCCTCTGATGGTCAAAGTCCTGGATGCTGTTCGGGGCAGCCCTGCTGTCAACGTGGCTGTGAAAGTGTTCAGAAAGACTGCTGAGGATACCTGGGAACCATTTGCCTCTGG GACGACCGCTGAATCTGGAGAACTTCACGGGCTCACCACAGATGAGAAGTTCATAGAAGGGGTGTACAGAGTAGAACTGGACACCAAAGCATACTGGAAGTCACTCGGCATTTCCCCGTTCCATGAATATGCAGAG gtGGTTTTCACAGCCAATGACTCTGGCCATCGTCACTACACCATCGCAGCCCTGCTCAGCCCATACTCTTACAGCACCACCGCTGTCGTCAGCAACCCCCAGAATTGA